From Mucilaginibacter gotjawali:
TTTGAACCCTATTCTAAGCTTTTAATAGGTTATGCCATTCAGTCCGTTCATGTCATCAGACATTTAAGGGATTTAAAAGGCGATACTGTCCGGAAAGATTATTTTGTACATATAGCTTCTGTACTCTCCCATTTAATCAGCAACTCCGCTGAACTAAATGATGTTACCAGTGATTACGACCTCGAAACCAAACTTAAAAAATACCTGAATTCATTGAATGATGGGCAAACCGAATACAAGGTTACCATACATCCTAAAATTGCATTTCCGCAGCTGGCAGAAGCCATCAGGAAAGCATCTGAGATTTTTGCCAACTCTAATATATTTTTCCTGCTGGATGATGTCTCCACACGATATCTAAATGATGGGAACATTATCAAACTGGTTTCAGAGCTGTTGTTTCAGGATGAGACCTGCGCCTTTAAATTCACTACAGAAGCGCAAACCCTGGAAATGGTAATTATGGCGCCGGGAAGTCAATCTCAGGCAAAAATAGGCAGAGACTATTCAATTTTTGATCTTGGTGCGGAAGTAAATAAGATAATTCACGAAGATCATCATGAGGGACAGGCCTTCATAGAAAACATCTTGTTAAAAAGAGCTCGGTACTTTCCACTGCATCCCAAAAACCTGACACCTTCTGAGATTCTGGGAGATGCCTCGCTGATATCAGTAGCCGAAGATATTGTCAGAGAAGCGAAAGCTTCAGAAAAAAAAGGTATTTATCATGGTATATCAGCACTCACCGCGGTCTGTGTTGGTGATCTCGGAGATGTTATAGCCTTATACGAACTGATACTCCGCAAGGGCATTGAAGCAAAGAAGTTTCCCATCGATGCAAAAACACAGAATGCATGTTATCTGGAATTATGTAATTCCAGATTATATGATCTGAACAGAAGAGACACCCGATACCTCGATTTTGTAGAAGGATTTGCCAATGCCTCACATCACTTACTGGTACAGTCCGCTATCAGGAAAGCAAAAGGCGAAGTAGAACGGTTCAGGCAGTACACCTCAATATTTATTAATATCACTCACGGAGACACCGAAAATCAGTACCGCCAGGTAAGACAGCTGATCGATGCCGGAATTTTCAACCTCCAGGGAGGTCCGGAAGCTTCCCGCACCAACCGCCAGGGACTGAAACCACAGCAACAGTTTAAACTCATTTTCCGGAAACTGTACGGCGTAAGTAAGCATATGGGCTTATCCAGCGCTGACCGGTTCGAGATCTCCGGACCGGCACTGGAAGAATGGTTGAACAATCCCAAAAAAGGCAAAGAAATTCTGATTAAAAACCTTAACCCCATTGCTGATGATCAGATGGATGAGCTGATCAGGGAAACCGCGCTTCCCGAAGAGCCGGGAAAAACAGATGGTTCCGATAATCAGCAGCTTTTCCTTTTTGGCAGCGACCTGCAGGAAGAACCTGTAAACAAAGTGCTGCCTGATTATGAGTTTACTTTCAGCAAGCTGCCAGCTATCGCAGAAGTTGACAATTCTGCATATTTTGAATTAAAAATCGATGTCGCTATCATCGGTCTGGGATTTGAGGAGGCAACTTTACAGGCAGCGAAGAAAGTTAAATTACTCCAACCTGAAAAAGTAATTTTCATAAAATTCTCAGAAGAAGGGTACTCCGGTGAAATTATGGAAGAGTTTTCTTATCTCTGTGATGATCAGAAGGTGATTACCGAAAGCAATACCTTTAAAGATCATCTTGCCCTGCTGGAAGGCAAAATGGTATTAATCGATATTACCGGTCTTCCCAAAGCAGTCATATTTGATGCTATAAAAAATTCATACCTTAAGAATGGCCGGTTCTGTTTTTCCTTGATGAATCCGGCGCAGGAGTATCCACTGGATGAAGAGGTACAACCAATCCTAGACGTGAACAACATGAATGATTCTTCCATTCTTTTAAATGACATGTCGGGTATCGTAAAGGGGGAAACAGGGCCCTACGCGCTGATCAACCTGCTACCCCATTATACCAACATATCCGATCCCAGAGTTTTGTTTTCCTTTGCTTCAGCCAAGCATGAGCGCTTGTATACGTTGATTGCCGAACGGGACTACGAAAAGATTAATGTGGTTGTTTCCAATGGCGATACTGCAAGAGAAAAACTTTCCAGAATATCCGCTGAATTTTCCCTCAGACAGTTTAATTCTGCCGTGATCCACTATACCAATCAGAATAATCTGGATGAAACACTAACACAGCTGGCTAAAGACTATTATGCGTATTTCATACTTAATAATTTACATTTTGAAATCGCTTTGACAGGAAGTAAAATCCAGTCAGCTGCTGTAGCTATTTTCTCTTCTGTATTTAAAATATCACAGTGCTGGTACGTAAGACCGGCCAGCTGGGATACAAAGAGATTTTCGATAGGTTATTCCGATTTTAAAATATTTGCTGTCACTCAAAAGAACGGGACCAGTAAACCAAACCCTTTAAATAATTAAAATGGATCTCGAAAGTCTGAACGCTTACGCCTCTGAAGAAGCCCGGCCAAAGCCAAAAGCTACCATTAATTCCTACCGGTCGTTTGGTTATACGCTGCAAACGGCAGTGGCAGACATTGTTGATAATAGTATTTCAGCAGGTGCTGTCAATATCTGGATAGATTATTTCTGGGCGGGCCGAGATTCGGGGTTGGTCATTACTGACGATGGTACCGGGATGGATTTAATGGAACTTGTGGATGCGCTGACGCCGGGTAGCAAGGACCCTGAAAGTGAACGTGGAGAAAATGACCTCGGAAGGTTTGGCATGGGCCTGAAAACCGCGTCATTTTCACAATGTAAACGGCTAACGGTAGCGACCAAAAAAGCACAGCAGCAAATCGTTTACAGATGCTGGGATCTTGACTATGTCAATAAAGTTCAGAACTGGATTCTCCTGAATTACCTGTCACAGGAAAGCATGACCGACCGGCTGAATAAATCCGCTCAGGGTACCGTAGTCATCTGGGAAAAGCTGGATAAACTTGTTGGAAACGCAAGCAGTGAAAATGATGCTGTACGCAGGATTTTTCAAAAAGAAATGGAGTATCTCGAAGTACATCTCGGGATGATATTTCACCGTTTTCTGGAAAACAAAAAAATTAAACTATGGCTGAATAGCGTGCGCGTCGAACCCTGGAATCCTTTTATGCTTAAAGCTGGCTCGGTCATGCTTGGACCGGAATATCTGGGTAAGGGTAATACGGAAGTGCGGGCGTTCATTCTGCCGCACATGTCCCGCCTGGATGAACAGCAGCGTAAGACCGGACAAGGACCCAAAGGTTGGTACGAGCAGCAGGGTTTTTATATTTACCGTAATCAGCGGATGCTGGTAGCTGGCGACTGGCTGGGCATGTTTACCAGAAACGAACATTCGAAACTGGCTCGTCTGAGCATTGACTTTACCAATGATCAGGACCATGAGTGGGTACTGGATATTAAAAAATCCACGGCCAAACCACCCGTAGAGCTTAGAAAAGATCTGGCCAGGCTGGGAAGCCTAGCTGTAAAGGAATCAGCTAAGGTTTATAATTTCCGGGGTACAGTTTTGAAAAGAAATCCCGAACTGCCGGAATTCGAATTTCAACCGGTGTGGAAAGCGGAAAAAACACGGGAAGATGGTATAAGTTATACGATCAACCGCGCTCACCCGGTTATCAAACAACTGACAGGCGATGATTCGGAAGAAAAAAGCAACATCAGTCAGTTGTTAAAGCTGATTGAAAAGAACATTCCGATTGAAACTATTATTTACTACCAGAGTGAAGATCCTGGCATACATGAATTAAGAACTTCCGGCACCGCCCCCGATGACGCAGTGATCGCGCTCGCCGTGAAACTTTTTGACGCGCTCATAAAACAGGGGGTTGGAAATGAAATCGCTGTAAAGCAAATTCTTAATATAGAACCGTTTAATCAGTACCCACAACTTATCGAATATCTAAAATGAGTGATTTATTTGAAGCCGCAAGGAATGTAACCCATATATTTCTGGCATCCTATGACAAGATTACCAAGGCTGTTATAGAAGCAGAAGTAGAAAACGCCTTAGCGATTCCAAATTACAGCAACATTGATAAATCGAGACTGATTGATCAGCTGGTAGCTGATTACGAGGTTTACACCGGTGATGCAACCTTTCTGGTTAATGACGATATCAGACCCTGGCTCGCGGACAAAAAGGGCATTATTAAAGACTGGCCTTTGTGGGATCGTTACGCGGCACACATGAAGTCGAATGATCCTGGTTTTCCCGTTCGCAGCCTTGATGATTTATCTGATAAGATCTTGGACAAATGTGTTGATCCGTCGGTACCGGGGAGCTGGGACAGGAGAGGGATGGTAGTTGGTCACGTTCAGTCCGGCAAAACCTCCAACTTTATCGGTCTGATTAATAAAAGCGTGGACGCCGGTTACAAACTGATCATCGTGATCGCAGGTATCCACAACAGTCTGAGGAGGCAAACCCAGCTCAGGGTGGACGAAGGTTTTATTGGCAGGAAGAGTGCGGATTTTATTGAACAGCATAAAAAAGTAAAGACAGGCGTGGGCTTATTCAGCGTCAATACGGAAATATACAGTTATACTTCATCGGCAGAGGACGGGGATTTCAAAAAAGCCATTGCAGAGCGCCTAAATGTACCGGTCGGCGGCAAGAATCCCACCGTACTAGTGATTAAAAAGAACAAAAGCATCTTAGAGAATCTGATTGAATGGTTGTCCAGATT
This genomic window contains:
- a CDS encoding ORC-CDC6 family AAA ATPase, translating into MKIIKSLARGFYGATYVGEFSPFGKLKVKKVIKIIPVALYKLLNKDFKLECENHLELAQNSNHVVNIDPNIYHDDIEVTFTNGITIHCHVIGLEYLDGITLKDFLLQDEIPARTIAQISIDLITLLQELRNNEKYHNDLHPGNVMIEKLPSSRTRLGEIDENVRVVAIDLGSVDQKTKSHDDSDRVGDLHWIAQCLNMLSRRITDNPDKYDEKDWRLAFLLEEKADFLKPEIIHQKQITYKDLINQIKDTFYQHTNPWQAELKLKSFDDAVNAQSLSPWFISSLFVDKDDTWTSSISIKGPQVIAGMRGCGKTMLLRALEFHARLMPQNTEETNDSTKVINRLKSEGYIGLYVSCVKLLDFNALDGNEYKEIFEPYSKLLIGYAIQSVHVIRHLRDLKGDTVRKDYFVHIASVLSHLISNSAELNDVTSDYDLETKLKKYLNSLNDGQTEYKVTIHPKIAFPQLAEAIRKASEIFANSNIFFLLDDVSTRYLNDGNIIKLVSELLFQDETCAFKFTTEAQTLEMVIMAPGSQSQAKIGRDYSIFDLGAEVNKIIHEDHHEGQAFIENILLKRARYFPLHPKNLTPSEILGDASLISVAEDIVREAKASEKKGIYHGISALTAVCVGDLGDVIALYELILRKGIEAKKFPIDAKTQNACYLELCNSRLYDLNRRDTRYLDFVEGFANASHHLLVQSAIRKAKGEVERFRQYTSIFINITHGDTENQYRQVRQLIDAGIFNLQGGPEASRTNRQGLKPQQQFKLIFRKLYGVSKHMGLSSADRFEISGPALEEWLNNPKKGKEILIKNLNPIADDQMDELIRETALPEEPGKTDGSDNQQLFLFGSDLQEEPVNKVLPDYEFTFSKLPAIAEVDNSAYFELKIDVAIIGLGFEEATLQAAKKVKLLQPEKVIFIKFSEEGYSGEIMEEFSYLCDDQKVITESNTFKDHLALLEGKMVLIDITGLPKAVIFDAIKNSYLKNGRFCFSLMNPAQEYPLDEEVQPILDVNNMNDSSILLNDMSGIVKGETGPYALINLLPHYTNISDPRVLFSFASAKHERLYTLIAERDYEKINVVVSNGDTAREKLSRISAEFSLRQFNSAVIHYTNQNNLDETLTQLAKDYYAYFILNNLHFEIALTGSKIQSAAVAIFSSVFKISQCWYVRPASWDTKRFSIGYSDFKIFAVTQKNGTSKPNPLNN
- a CDS encoding ATP-binding protein, with product MDLESLNAYASEEARPKPKATINSYRSFGYTLQTAVADIVDNSISAGAVNIWIDYFWAGRDSGLVITDDGTGMDLMELVDALTPGSKDPESERGENDLGRFGMGLKTASFSQCKRLTVATKKAQQQIVYRCWDLDYVNKVQNWILLNYLSQESMTDRLNKSAQGTVVIWEKLDKLVGNASSENDAVRRIFQKEMEYLEVHLGMIFHRFLENKKIKLWLNSVRVEPWNPFMLKAGSVMLGPEYLGKGNTEVRAFILPHMSRLDEQQRKTGQGPKGWYEQQGFYIYRNQRMLVAGDWLGMFTRNEHSKLARLSIDFTNDQDHEWVLDIKKSTAKPPVELRKDLARLGSLAVKESAKVYNFRGTVLKRNPELPEFEFQPVWKAEKTREDGISYTINRAHPVIKQLTGDDSEEKSNISQLLKLIEKNIPIETIIYYQSEDPGIHELRTSGTAPDDAVIALAVKLFDALIKQGVGNEIAVKQILNIEPFNQYPQLIEYLK